A single Prevotella sp. E15-22 DNA region contains:
- a CDS encoding N-acetylmuramoyl-L-alanine amidase: MTKKIVSFLIIALLSIVAYGATPKKFTLVIDAGHGGKDAGAPGKYSYEKNINLKVALAFGRYVERNCPDVRVIYTRKTDVFIPLKERAAIANRNKADVFISIHTNSVASKKPISGLETYTMGMRRSDEKMSAAMRENEVVLLEKDYQQHYEGFDPRSPESYIIFEMINDKNMLQSVELAKGIQKNVCRTANRPNKGVKQDAFLVLRETSMPACLIELGYITTASEEAYLNNPSNQEAMGLGIYQAFIEYKAAKTGQKAPLPTVIKPEPAPAIEEEPAPAKEEKSAPVIQQTVKTTQEIPVQDTVKTEPTLQVQPAESKLVPQTQPKQVPAQQPQQQGPVFKVQFMALTQKLKTGDSRLKGLKDVDCYQDGNTWKYTVGSTSNYNEIRQLRQEVAKQFPQAFIVAFKDGERIDTQAAIQELKKKK; this comes from the coding sequence ATGACAAAAAAGATTGTCTCTTTCCTAATAATCGCGCTTTTGAGCATTGTGGCCTATGGCGCCACGCCCAAGAAATTCACGCTGGTCATTGACGCCGGACACGGCGGCAAGGATGCCGGTGCACCAGGAAAATACTCGTATGAAAAGAACATCAACCTGAAAGTGGCACTGGCCTTCGGACGCTACGTGGAGCGCAACTGCCCAGACGTAAGGGTCATATACACACGTAAGACCGACGTCTTCATCCCCTTGAAAGAACGTGCTGCCATTGCCAACAGGAACAAAGCGGATGTGTTTATCAGCATACACACCAACTCGGTGGCCAGCAAAAAGCCCATCAGCGGACTGGAGACCTATACCATGGGCATGCGACGCAGCGACGAGAAGATGAGTGCGGCTATGAGAGAGAATGAGGTGGTGCTGCTGGAGAAAGACTACCAACAGCATTATGAGGGATTCGACCCACGCTCACCCGAAAGCTACATCATCTTCGAGATGATTAATGACAAGAACATGCTGCAAAGTGTGGAACTGGCCAAGGGCATTCAGAAGAACGTGTGCCGCACAGCCAACCGACCCAACAAAGGTGTGAAACAGGATGCTTTTCTGGTGCTCAGAGAGACATCAATGCCTGCCTGCCTCATTGAGTTGGGATATATCACTACAGCATCAGAGGAAGCCTACCTGAACAACCCCAGCAACCAAGAGGCTATGGGATTAGGCATCTACCAGGCCTTCATTGAATATAAGGCTGCCAAGACAGGACAGAAGGCACCTCTGCCTACTGTTATCAAACCAGAGCCAGCTCCCGCGATAGAAGAGGAGCCAGCACCTGCAAAAGAGGAAAAGTCTGCACCTGTGATACAACAGACTGTGAAAACCACACAAGAAATACCTGTTCAAGATACTGTAAAGACAGAGCCCACGCTACAGGTACAACCTGCAGAAAGCAAGTTGGTGCCACAGACTCAACCAAAACAGGTTCCCGCACAGCAACCTCAACAGCAAGGCCCCGTGTTCAAGGTGCAATTCATGGCACTCACCCAGAAGCTCAAGACAGGCGACAGTCGACTGAAAGGCCTCAAAGATGTGGACTGCTATCAGGACGGCAACACATGGAAATATACCGTTGGCTCAACAAGCAATTATAACGAGATTCGCCAGTTGCGGCAGGAGGTGGCCAAACAATTCCCTCAGGCTTTCATCGTGGCCTTTAAGGACGGAGAGCGTATTGACACGCAGGCAGCCATCCAAGAACTAAAGAAGAAAAAATAG
- the folB gene encoding dihydroneopterin aldolase has protein sequence MKLEKSTIEINDVRLYAFHGVLEQERQVGGEYSVSICADYNIEQATLSDNVNDTLNYALLLDIIKREMAIPSNLLEHVAGRIGKEVFKDFPEAERVMVRITKVNPPLGVRCAGASVSATFNK, from the coding sequence ATGAAACTGGAGAAAAGCACAATAGAAATAAATGATGTACGTCTGTACGCCTTCCATGGTGTTCTGGAACAAGAACGGCAAGTGGGAGGAGAATACAGCGTATCTATTTGCGCAGACTACAACATAGAACAGGCCACACTGAGCGACAACGTGAACGACACACTGAACTATGCCCTACTACTGGACATCATTAAACGCGAGATGGCCATTCCCTCAAATCTCCTGGAGCACGTGGCCGGACGCATAGGCAAGGAAGTATTCAAGGACTTCCCTGAAGCGGAACGCGTGATGGTTCGCATCACCAAGGTGAACCCACCTTTAGGGGTTCGCTGCGCAGGAGCCAGCGTGAGCGCTACCTTTAATAAATAA
- a CDS encoding nitroreductase family protein — translation MKNLMTRRTIRQYADRDVDEQLLNNLMEQAARTQTMGNLQLYSVVVTRSQEMKERLAPVHFNQPMVTQAPVVLTICADFNRTSTWARCRQAEPGYDNFLSFINAATDALLYTQTLCNLMDEEGLGYCYLGTTVYQPQQIIDILRLPKLVMPVATLTVGWPAETPELSDRLPLKSFVHQETYNDYLGVDIDEYYHEKESLPENCHFVKENHKETLAQVFTDIRYTRKDNEAMSETLIQTLIRQGFLPFRPRL, via the coding sequence ATGAAGAATTTAATGACCCGTCGTACCATTCGACAGTATGCCGACCGCGATGTCGACGAACAGTTGCTTAACAACCTGATGGAACAGGCTGCACGTACTCAGACCATGGGAAATCTGCAACTCTATAGTGTTGTGGTGACCCGTTCTCAGGAGATGAAAGAAAGGTTGGCTCCTGTCCACTTTAATCAGCCGATGGTTACTCAGGCCCCAGTGGTGCTCACCATTTGTGCCGACTTCAACCGCACCTCCACGTGGGCACGTTGTCGTCAGGCTGAGCCAGGTTACGACAACTTTCTGTCGTTCATCAATGCAGCCACCGATGCTCTGCTCTATACCCAGACCCTGTGTAATCTGATGGATGAGGAAGGCTTGGGTTATTGCTATTTGGGAACCACCGTCTATCAGCCCCAGCAGATCATTGATATTCTTCGCTTGCCAAAGCTCGTGATGCCAGTGGCCACGCTTACCGTGGGATGGCCTGCCGAGACGCCAGAGCTCTCAGATCGTCTGCCTTTGAAGAGTTTTGTGCATCAAGAGACCTACAACGACTATCTAGGCGTTGATATCGATGAGTATTATCATGAAAAGGAGTCGTTACCAGAGAACTGTCACTTTGTGAAGGAGAATCACAAAGAGACTCTTGCTCAGGTTTTTACAGATATACGCTATACTCGCAAAGACAACGAGGCCATGTCAGAGACGCTCATCCAGACGCTTATCCGCCAGGGCTTCCTGCCTTTTCGACCACGCCTGTAG
- a CDS encoding glycoside hydrolase family 43 protein — MKRCFSLLAALTIAALTALAQNMQKGDYGYLYCHMSDHGEYTAYALSRDGYHYEDIIGGRAVIDPKEHARIEGGQRDAFVCRSWDGKGFVMVTTDMCVAKSHKWDNYGIDLMTSKDLINWESKTFDYRQGTNIFCNPEGESVYKNWSTINRVWAPQIFWDPNYVWENGDKGGYMIYYSMWNSAEEAYDRMYYSYADKSFTRLTQPKLLFDWGYATIDADINLLDDGLYHMLIKKEGGKPGIYTATSKSLVSGWSEPVEDDYVSFEGKKKCEGSSAFQLIGDKTWRVAYIQYSDRPKHYRICKADENLRNFHDPVDIEGVTAPQHGSFMRLTKKEYKRLQAWSKRQEALADKRLDERL, encoded by the coding sequence ATGAAGAGATGTTTCTCACTCTTGGCAGCACTGACGATAGCAGCGCTGACCGCTTTGGCCCAGAACATGCAGAAGGGCGACTATGGCTACCTTTATTGTCACATGAGCGACCATGGCGAATATACGGCCTATGCACTGAGTCGCGACGGTTATCACTATGAGGACATTATTGGCGGACGTGCCGTTATCGACCCCAAAGAGCATGCACGCATCGAGGGCGGACAGCGAGATGCTTTCGTCTGTCGGTCGTGGGACGGCAAGGGGTTTGTAATGGTGACCACCGACATGTGCGTGGCAAAGAGTCATAAGTGGGACAACTACGGCATCGACCTGATGACAAGTAAGGACCTGATTAACTGGGAGAGTAAGACCTTTGACTATCGTCAGGGAACAAATATCTTCTGCAACCCCGAGGGTGAGAGCGTATACAAGAACTGGAGTACCATCAACCGTGTGTGGGCGCCTCAGATCTTCTGGGATCCCAACTACGTATGGGAGAATGGCGATAAAGGTGGTTATATGATTTACTACTCGATGTGGAACAGCGCAGAAGAGGCATACGATCGCATGTACTACTCGTATGCCGACAAGTCGTTCACACGCCTAACACAGCCTAAGCTTCTTTTCGACTGGGGATATGCCACCATCGATGCCGACATCAACCTCCTGGACGACGGTCTCTATCACATGCTTATCAAGAAGGAAGGCGGCAAACCTGGCATCTATACCGCCACGTCGAAGAGTCTGGTCAGTGGCTGGAGCGAGCCCGTAGAAGACGACTACGTAAGCTTCGAGGGGAAAAAGAAATGCGAGGGCTCAAGTGCCTTCCAACTCATTGGCGACAAAACCTGGCGCGTGGCATATATCCAATACAGCGACCGTCCCAAGCACTATCGCATTTGTAAAGCTGATGAGAACCTACGCAACTTTCACGACCCTGTGGATATTGAGGGCGTGACAGCTCCGCAGCACGGCTCGTTTATGCGACTGACCAAGAAAGAATACAAGCGACTACAGGCGTGGTCGAAAAGGCAGGAAGCCCTGGCGGATAAGCGTCTGGATGAGCGTCTCTGA
- a CDS encoding family 43 glycosylhydrolase: protein MASATTVLGAKKKPVVQQPLDPNEKVAYLFTYFNSNDPKDEQICYALSEDGYNYTPINDGMPVVESDTIAFTQCVRDPHILRGEDGKTFYMVVTDMRSANGWSSNRGMVLLKSTDLVNWQHSAINFPTRYTKTWKNVIRVWAPETIYDRKAGKYMVFYSLRTSDPGSYDKIYYQYANKDFTDLEGEPKWLFDAGNATIDGDIVYNDADQMYHLFYKQESGRGIYQAVAKELTDKWQMIGGNVEQTKEAVEGVGVCKAIDGKSWIIMYDCYGNGHYQFCKSEDLNTFKFVQNTEMRGKFTPRHGTIIPITRAEKERLLKAFPNHKQPILSGFHADPEVLYSSKTKKYYIYSTTDGTPGWGGHDFSVFSSENLVDWKDEGKMLDVKGDQVKWATGNAWAPCIIEKKGKYYFYFSAHNPKSNRKEIGVAVSDSPTGPFVDSGSPIITDNDRPKEARGGQAIDVDVFKDPKSGKYYLYWGNGFMAGAELNDDMISVKKETITHMTPKGGNLQTWAFREGAYVFYRKGTYYFMWSVDDTGSPNYHVCYGTAKSPLGPITIDEQNYLVIKQEPEDQIYGTAHNSVLQIPGKDEWYIVYHRINKNFVHHEPGIHREVCIDKMTFDKQGRIIPVIPTLNGPEPLKSK, encoded by the coding sequence ATGGCATCAGCAACCACTGTCTTAGGTGCCAAAAAGAAGCCCGTTGTGCAGCAGCCTTTGGACCCTAACGAGAAGGTGGCCTATCTTTTCACTTACTTTAATAGTAACGACCCCAAGGACGAGCAAATCTGCTATGCCCTGAGTGAAGACGGCTATAACTACACACCGATTAACGATGGTATGCCCGTTGTCGAGAGTGATACCATCGCCTTTACCCAGTGTGTGCGCGATCCGCATATCCTGCGTGGCGAGGATGGTAAGACCTTCTATATGGTGGTCACCGATATGCGTTCGGCCAATGGCTGGAGCAGTAACCGTGGTATGGTATTGCTGAAGAGTACCGACCTGGTGAACTGGCAGCACTCGGCCATCAATTTCCCCACACGTTACACCAAGACATGGAAGAACGTTATCCGTGTGTGGGCACCAGAGACCATTTACGACCGTAAGGCAGGTAAGTACATGGTGTTCTATTCACTTCGCACCAGCGATCCAGGCTCTTACGATAAGATTTACTATCAGTATGCCAACAAAGACTTTACCGATCTGGAAGGCGAACCAAAATGGCTGTTTGATGCAGGTAACGCTACCATCGACGGAGACATCGTCTATAACGATGCCGACCAGATGTATCACCTGTTTTATAAGCAAGAGTCGGGTAGGGGTATCTATCAGGCAGTGGCTAAGGAACTGACCGATAAGTGGCAGATGATTGGTGGCAACGTGGAGCAGACCAAGGAGGCCGTTGAGGGCGTTGGCGTTTGCAAGGCTATCGATGGCAAATCGTGGATTATTATGTACGATTGCTATGGTAATGGTCACTATCAGTTCTGTAAGTCAGAGGACTTGAATACCTTCAAGTTCGTGCAGAACACAGAGATGCGTGGCAAGTTCACACCTCGTCATGGAACGATTATCCCCATCACCCGTGCCGAGAAGGAGCGCCTGCTGAAGGCTTTTCCTAATCACAAGCAGCCCATCCTCTCTGGCTTCCATGCCGACCCTGAGGTGCTCTATTCTAGTAAGACCAAGAAATACTATATCTATAGCACCACTGACGGTACACCTGGATGGGGTGGTCACGATTTCAGTGTCTTTTCATCCGAGAACCTCGTTGATTGGAAGGACGAAGGTAAGATGCTCGACGTGAAAGGCGATCAGGTGAAGTGGGCTACAGGTAACGCTTGGGCTCCTTGTATTATCGAGAAAAAAGGAAAGTACTACTTCTATTTCTCTGCTCATAATCCTAAGAGCAACCGCAAAGAGATTGGCGTAGCTGTAAGCGATAGCCCTACAGGTCCCTTTGTTGACTCTGGTTCACCCATCATCACAGATAACGACCGTCCTAAGGAGGCTCGTGGTGGACAGGCCATCGATGTGGATGTCTTCAAAGATCCCAAGAGTGGTAAGTACTATCTCTATTGGGGTAACGGCTTTATGGCTGGTGCCGAGCTCAACGACGATATGATCTCTGTGAAGAAAGAGACCATCACTCATATGACACCTAAGGGTGGCAATCTTCAGACCTGGGCTTTCCGCGAGGGCGCTTATGTGTTCTATCGTAAGGGCACTTATTATTTCATGTGGAGTGTTGATGATACTGGCTCGCCCAACTATCACGTATGCTACGGAACGGCTAAATCGCCCCTCGGCCCTATCACTATCGACGAGCAGAACTACCTTGTCATCAAGCAGGAGCCTGAGGACCAAATCTATGGCACCGCTCATAACTCTGTGCTTCAGATTCCTGGCAAGGACGAATGGTACATCGTTTATCACCGCATCAACAAGAACTTCGTACATCACGAGCCGGGCATTCACCGTGAGGTCTGCATCGATAAAATGACGTTCGACAAGCAGGGACGCATCATTCCCGTTATTCCCACTTTGAACGGACCGGAACCGCTGAAAAGCAAATAA
- a CDS encoding phosphotransferase: MTIQFHNNEGEATLTLCGRLDTAVSMKVSSDIEQLLATAGTIQRLTIDAGQLEYISSSGLRILLTLAKRFKQFRIVEVNPEIYDVLNMTGFTKIMSVERALRQLSVDGCEVIGVGGVGTVFRLDDDTIIKVFREGSTMDEVSKEIAMSKESFVMGMPTAISFDVVKVGSQYGLVYELLHAQTLSACLKQNPERLDELARKYADLFLQMHHIQVPADSCVPNGLEHERSQVQHIRRYFPQEKIDLLLQILDTVPAGHSLLHLDLQAKNVMIQNDELMLIDMGEVGYGHPVLDLAHAYSSMVSLVGDYNQIVGIPRELGMELWNRTIDYYFEGLPADVVALRKEQIKAVSCVRNFSWLALSDSFPEAVINECKALFDERVTNHRDHLLEVCKTLNDWK, encoded by the coding sequence ATGACGATTCAGTTCCATAACAACGAAGGAGAAGCTACGCTGACACTCTGCGGACGACTGGATACAGCCGTCTCAATGAAGGTGAGCAGCGACATTGAGCAGTTGTTGGCTACGGCGGGCACCATCCAGCGTCTCACCATAGATGCAGGTCAGTTGGAGTATATCTCAAGTTCTGGTCTTCGCATCCTGCTGACGCTGGCAAAGCGCTTTAAGCAATTCAGAATTGTTGAAGTCAATCCTGAGATCTACGACGTGCTTAACATGACAGGCTTCACCAAGATAATGAGTGTTGAGCGAGCCCTGCGCCAACTGAGTGTTGACGGGTGCGAGGTCATCGGCGTAGGCGGCGTTGGAACCGTCTTCCGACTCGATGATGACACCATTATTAAGGTCTTTCGTGAAGGGTCCACCATGGACGAGGTGAGCAAAGAGATTGCCATGTCGAAAGAATCCTTTGTCATGGGTATGCCAACGGCCATCTCGTTTGATGTGGTGAAGGTGGGTAGTCAATATGGACTGGTGTACGAACTGCTGCACGCTCAGACCCTGAGTGCCTGTCTGAAGCAGAACCCTGAGCGATTGGATGAGTTGGCACGCAAATATGCCGACCTCTTCCTGCAGATGCACCATATTCAGGTGCCTGCCGACAGTTGTGTGCCTAATGGCCTGGAACACGAACGTAGTCAGGTGCAGCATATCCGTCGCTATTTCCCTCAGGAGAAGATTGATCTCTTGCTGCAAATTCTCGATACTGTTCCCGCTGGTCATAGTCTGCTGCATCTTGACCTTCAAGCCAAGAATGTGATGATACAGAATGATGAGCTGATGCTGATTGATATGGGCGAGGTGGGCTATGGCCATCCTGTGCTCGACCTGGCACATGCTTATTCATCTATGGTGTCTTTGGTGGGCGATTATAATCAAATCGTAGGAATTCCACGAGAACTGGGCATGGAACTATGGAATCGTACCATCGATTATTATTTCGAGGGACTGCCCGCCGATGTGGTTGCCTTGCGTAAGGAGCAGATCAAGGCAGTGTCGTGTGTCAGGAACTTCAGTTGGCTGGCTCTCAGCGACTCGTTCCCAGAGGCTGTCATTAACGAATGCAAGGCACTCTTCGACGAGCGCGTCACGAATCATCGAGACCATCTCCTGGAAGTGTGTAAGACCTTGAACGACTGGAAATAA
- a CDS encoding OmpA family protein, which produces MRKNVILVAAAAAILLSGCASKKELTSCRDENKSLTANLQSTREDLAGKNARITSLEEQLRGMQQALKTSEQKYAKLQESLDKSLSNASQNNISIEKLVDQINESNQYIRHLVEVKSKSDSLNMVLSNNLTRSLSKEELKEVDVQVLKGVVYISLADNMLYKSGSYEINDRAAETLSKIAKIITDYKDYDVLIEGNTDNVPISKPNIRNNWDLSCLRASSVVQALQNKYGVDPKRLTAGGRGEYNPLQSNNTELGKQRNRRTQIIITPKLDEFMELIGEAPETK; this is translated from the coding sequence ATGAGAAAGAACGTTATTTTAGTTGCAGCTGCGGCTGCCATACTGCTGAGCGGATGCGCCAGCAAAAAGGAACTGACCAGTTGTCGCGATGAGAACAAATCGCTGACCGCCAACCTTCAGTCTACCAGAGAGGATTTGGCAGGCAAAAATGCCCGCATCACATCACTGGAGGAACAGTTGCGCGGCATGCAGCAGGCTTTGAAGACCTCTGAGCAGAAATACGCCAAGTTGCAGGAGTCGCTGGACAAGAGTCTGAGTAACGCCTCACAGAACAACATTTCTATCGAGAAGCTGGTTGACCAGATTAACGAGTCAAACCAGTATATCCGTCACCTGGTGGAGGTGAAGTCAAAGAGCGACTCACTGAACATGGTACTCTCGAACAACCTGACCCGTTCTCTGTCTAAGGAAGAACTGAAAGAGGTCGATGTACAGGTACTGAAGGGCGTTGTTTACATCTCGCTGGCCGACAACATGCTGTATAAGAGCGGTTCTTACGAGATTAACGACCGTGCCGCCGAGACACTGTCGAAGATTGCTAAGATTATCACCGACTATAAGGACTACGACGTACTGATTGAGGGCAACACTGATAATGTGCCCATTTCTAAGCCCAACATCCGCAACAACTGGGACCTCTCTTGCTTGCGTGCATCAAGTGTTGTTCAGGCCCTGCAGAACAAGTATGGTGTTGATCCTAAGCGTCTCACTGCCGGTGGTCGTGGCGAGTACAATCCTTTGCAGAGCAACAATACCGAACTGGGCAAACAGCGCAACCGTCGCACCCAGATTATCATCACGCCTAAACTCGACGAGTTTATGGAGTTGATTGGTGAGGCACCTGAGACAAAGTAA
- a CDS encoding chromate transporter, protein MEIALLYLKLFVTFFEIGLFGFGGGYGMLSLIQTKVVPDWMSTSQFTDIVAISQMTPGPIGINSATYCGYMACHNAGMSTGMSVLGSCIATFALVLPSLILMIIIAKLFIKYMNTPTVQSVFGGLRPAVVGLLAAATLLLCNKENFSTPNDDMWQFCISIALFIATFVGTKIYQVNPIKMIVMSAFAGLLLLY, encoded by the coding sequence ATGGAGATAGCATTATTATATTTGAAACTATTTGTGACATTCTTCGAAATCGGGTTATTTGGATTCGGTGGCGGCTATGGTATGCTGTCGCTGATACAGACCAAAGTGGTGCCCGACTGGATGAGCACTTCGCAGTTTACAGATATCGTTGCTATCAGTCAGATGACGCCTGGTCCCATTGGTATCAACTCGGCCACCTATTGCGGCTACATGGCATGCCATAACGCTGGTATGAGCACGGGCATGTCTGTGTTGGGCTCATGCATCGCCACCTTTGCCTTGGTGCTACCATCGTTGATTCTGATGATAATCATCGCCAAACTCTTTATTAAGTATATGAACACTCCAACGGTGCAGTCGGTTTTTGGCGGTTTGCGCCCTGCCGTTGTGGGACTCCTGGCTGCAGCCACGCTGCTGCTCTGTAATAAAGAGAACTTCTCGACGCCCAACGACGACATGTGGCAGTTCTGTATCAGCATAGCTTTGTTTATTGCCACCTTTGTGGGTACAAAAATTTACCAGGTGAACCCCATCAAGATGATTGTGATGAGCGCGTTTGCAGGATTGCTTTTGCTGTACTGA
- a CDS encoding chromate transporter translates to MNIYWDSFKTFFKIGIFTLGGGYAMIPLIEEEVVNKKQWVGKDEFLDLIAIAQSCPGVFAINISIFIGYKLRKIRGALATAFGTALPSFLIILMIAMFFHRFEDNPVVAAMFRGIRPAVVALIAVPTFNLGKSAKISWSNCWIPAVSALAIWLMGVSPIYIIILAGLGGWVYGKYIQPTE, encoded by the coding sequence ATGAATATCTATTGGGATTCATTTAAGACATTCTTTAAGATTGGCATATTCACCCTTGGTGGTGGATATGCCATGATACCTTTGATAGAGGAAGAGGTGGTGAACAAGAAGCAATGGGTGGGGAAGGATGAGTTTCTCGACCTCATCGCCATTGCACAGAGTTGCCCTGGCGTGTTTGCCATCAACATCAGTATCTTCATCGGCTATAAGCTGCGAAAGATTCGTGGTGCATTGGCCACAGCCTTTGGAACTGCCCTACCCTCGTTCCTCATCATCCTGATGATTGCCATGTTCTTCCACCGCTTCGAGGATAATCCTGTGGTGGCAGCGATGTTCCGTGGCATTCGTCCAGCTGTAGTGGCTCTCATTGCCGTACCTACATTCAATCTGGGCAAGAGTGCCAAGATATCATGGTCAAACTGCTGGATTCCGGCTGTCAGCGCACTGGCCATCTGGCTGATGGGGGTATCACCTATCTATATCATTATCCTTGCCGGACTGGGCGGATGGGTTTATGGTAAGTATATCCAGCCAACGGAATAG